The following coding sequences are from one Rutidosis leptorrhynchoides isolate AG116_Rl617_1_P2 chromosome 11, CSIRO_AGI_Rlap_v1, whole genome shotgun sequence window:
- the LOC139875385 gene encoding uncharacterized protein, which produces MTFIVGERVYLKVSPWKGVIRFGKRGKLAPRYVGPFRIRQMLNDQTVVLDLPPELAGIHDTFNICYIRKCKVNDENQILPLQDLKVDSSKKLVEEPVRIVDRKVTKLRKKQIPMVRVEWKHSLGTNLT; this is translated from the coding sequence ATGACGTTTATCGTGGGTGAACGTGTGTATTTGaaagtgtcaccatggaagggTGTAATTCGGTTCGGCAAACGAGGAAAACTAGCTCCAAGATACGTTGGTCCTTTTAGAATTCGTCAAATGTTAAACGATCAAACCGTAGTATTAGATCTTcctccagagttagctggtattcatgacACGTTCAACATCTGCtatattcgtaagtgtaaagtGAACGATGAAAATCAAATTCTTCCGCTCCAAGATCTGAAAGTAGACTCaagtaagaaattggtggaagaaccAGTGAGGATCGTCGACAGAAAAGTGACTAAGTTACGTAAAAAGCAGATTCCCATGGTGCGTGTggaatggaagcatagtttaggcaccAATCTGACATAG